A genome region from Oenanthe melanoleuca isolate GR-GAL-2019-014 chromosome 2, OMel1.0, whole genome shotgun sequence includes the following:
- the PLCD1 gene encoding 1-phosphatidylinositol 4,5-bisphosphate phosphodiesterase delta-1 isoform X2, translating to MEPNGTFLACNSLKDDKDLKFLLKGSHLLKVKSSSWRKERFYKLQEDCKTIWQESKKVLRSPESQIFSIEDIRDVRSGHKTEGMEKYAKDVPEYRCFSIIFKDQRKNLDLIASSEDDANHWITGLGKIIAHSNSMNQKQKLQHWIHTCLRKADKNKDNKMSLKELKDFLKEVNIEVDDYHAKKIFQHCDKSKTEALEDDEIEEFYKILTERKEIDSIFQVYSDPEGFMSCQNLVRFLYEIQQEEDAVVAAPALIQRYEPNERAKRGNAMTKDGFLMYLLSDEGNIFNPSHRRVYQDMSQPLSHYLVSSSHNTYLMEDQITGPSSTEAYIRALTKGCRCVELDCWDGPNSEPVIYHGYTLTSKILFSDVIKAIKNYAFKTSPYPVILSLENHCSVEQQKVMAQHMTTILQDMLLVAPVDGNKSQFPSPEQLKGKILVKGKKLSRQEDPINGNNNLEAEDVSDEDEAAEIEDESVKTKVEQKGKSDTLKLAKELSDIVVYCKSVHFEGFDDPNHPRAFYEMSSFSESKALKLAQESGTSFIHHNIRHLSRIYPAGWRTDSSNYSPVDLWNVGCQIVALNFQTAGTEMDVYQGRFQDNGFSGYVLKPEFLRDEQTKFNPKSITEGTWGTKKKLLLKIISGQQLPKVNKSKNSIVDPKVTIEIHGVQQDNNKKQTKVVENNGFNPNWNEEFTFDIEVPALALVRFVVEDFDMSTKNDFIGQYTLPFTSLKQGYRHIHLLTKNGDPYSSSTLFVYVSIQDSD from the exons TCTCCATTGAAGATATCCGGGATGTGAGGTCAGGCCATAAAacagaagggatggaaaaatACGCCAAGGATGTCCCGGAGTATCGCTGCTTTTCCATCATCTTCAAAGACCAGAGGAAAAACCTGGACCTCATTGCGAGCTCAGAGGATGATGCCAACCACTGGATCACTGGCCTTGGGAAAATCATAGCCCACAGCAACTCCATGAACCAGAAACAGAAACTCCAACA CTGGATTCACACCTGCCTAAGGAAAGCTGACAAAAACAAAGACAACAAGATGAGCCTGAAAGAGCTCAAAGACTTCCTGAAAGAAGTGAACATTGAAGTCGATGACTACCATGCCAAGAAGATTTTCCAG CACTGTGACAAGTCCAAAACAGAGGCTCTGGAGGATGATGAGATAGAGGAATTTTACAAGATACTGacagagaggaaggaaatagACAGCATCTTCCAAGTGTACTCGGACCCTGAAGGGTTCATGTCCTGCCAGAACCTGGTGAGGTTTCTCTATGAGATCCAGCAGGAAGAAGATGCTGTTGTTGCTGCCCCTGCCTTAATTCAGAGATATGAGCCAAATGAAAGAG CCAAGAGGGGCAATGCCATGACCAAGGATGGTTTCCTGATGTACCTGCTGTCAGATGAGGGGAACATCTTCAACCCCTCCCACCGGAGAGTTTACCAGGACATGAGCCAGCCTCTCAGCCACTACCTGGTGTCATCCTCACACAACACCTATCTGATGGAAGACCAGATCACAGGgccaagcagcacagaggcCTATATCAG AGCCCTGACCAAAGGCTGTCGCTGTGTGGAGCTGGATTGCTGGGATGGCCCCAACTCAGAGCCCGTCATTTATCACGGCTACACTCTCACCTCCAAGATCCTCTTCAGTGATGTCATTAAGGCCATCAAGAACTATGCATTCAAA ACCTCACCTTACCCTGTCATCCTCTCCCTGGAGAACCACTGCAGCGTGGAGCAGCAGAAGGTCATGGCCCAGCACATGACCACCATCCTGCAGGACATGCTCTTGGTTGCCCCAGTGGATGGAAACAAATCCCAGTTCCCCTCCCCAGAG CAATTGAAAGGGAAGATCCTGGTGAAAGGCAAGAagctgagcaggcaggaggacCCCATCAATGGCAACAACAACCTGGAGGCTGAGGATGTCTCTGATGAAGATGAAGCAGCTGAAATTGAAGATGAATCTGTGAAGACCAAGGTGGAGCAGAAGGGGAAG agtgaCACCTTGAAGCTGGCCAAGGAGCTGTCAGACATAGTTGTTTACTGCAAGAGTGTCCACTTTGAAGGCTTTGATGACCCCAACCATCCTCGGGCTTTCTATGAGATGTCATCGTTCTCGGAGAGCAAAGCTCTGAAACTGGCCCAGGAGTCTG GAACCAGTTTTATCCATCACAACATCAGGCACCTGAGCCGGATCTACCCTGCAGGCTGGAGGACAGATTCTTCCAACTACAGCCCCGTGGACTTGTGGAATGTTGGCTGCCAGATTG TTGCCCTAAATTTCCAGACAGCAGGCACAGAAATGGATGTGTACCAGGGTCGGTTCCAGGACAATGGGTTTTCTGGGTATGTCTTAAAGCCAGAATTCCTCCGGGATGAACAAACCAAATTCAACCCAAAATCCATCACAGAAGGAACATGGGGGACAAAGAAGAAGCTCCTGCTTAAA ATAATCTCTGGTCAGCAGCTGCCAAAGGTGAACAAGAGCAAGAACTCCATTGTGGATCCCAAGGTGACAATAGAGATCCATGGAGTCCAGCAGGACAACAACAAGAAGCAGACCAAAGTCGTCGAGAACAATG GCTTCAACCCAAACTGGAATGAAGAGTTTACATTTGACATAGAGGTCCCTGCACTTGCCCTGGTCCGGTTTGTGGTGGAAGACTTTGACATGTCGACCAAGAATGACTTCATTGGGCAGTACACCCTTCCCTTCACGAGTCTGAAGCAAG GTTATCGCCACATCCACCTCCTGACCAAGAATGGAGACCCCTACTCCTCCTCCACCCTCTTTGTCTACGTCAGTATCCAGGACAGTGATtag